One window from the genome of Bradyrhizobium xenonodulans encodes:
- a CDS encoding LacI family DNA-binding transcriptional regulator has product MVAGSKRARGGSGRVKLEEVARKANVSTATVSRAFNEPDKVSEEVRQRVKDAARALNWIPNAAGRALASRRTHIAGAIIPTLDDEIFAHQIGGMQTVFSERGFTLFLGCSNYDPDEGLRQAEAMLARGVEALAVVGENHPPELFDALNSRGIPYVVTYSYSKLSPHPCIGFDNRAAFSRMTEHLLALGHRRFAAIFQPDTNNDRVKERLRGIGEALTAAGLEIAAQDLMMGPSTLEFGASSLARLMTQAIDARPTAIVCGNDNLALGALMAARELGLDAPGDFSITGFDDLAISSRLSPRLTTMKVDNQQIGVLAANELLAVIAGRQERAQSREVVPDLKIRESAGAARSR; this is encoded by the coding sequence ATGGTGGCAGGTTCAAAGAGGGCGCGCGGAGGCAGCGGCCGCGTCAAGCTCGAGGAGGTTGCCCGCAAGGCCAACGTCTCGACCGCGACCGTATCGCGCGCCTTCAACGAGCCCGACAAGGTCTCCGAAGAGGTCAGGCAGCGGGTCAAGGACGCCGCCCGCGCGCTGAACTGGATTCCGAACGCCGCCGGACGAGCGCTCGCCTCGCGCAGGACGCATATCGCCGGCGCCATCATTCCGACCCTGGACGACGAGATCTTTGCCCACCAGATCGGCGGTATGCAGACCGTGTTCAGCGAACGCGGCTTCACGCTGTTCCTGGGCTGCTCGAACTATGATCCGGACGAGGGCTTGAGGCAGGCCGAAGCGATGCTGGCGCGCGGCGTGGAAGCGCTGGCCGTGGTCGGCGAAAATCATCCTCCCGAACTGTTCGACGCGCTCAATTCGCGCGGCATTCCCTATGTCGTGACATACTCCTACAGCAAGCTGTCGCCGCATCCGTGCATCGGCTTCGACAATCGCGCCGCCTTCAGCCGCATGACGGAGCATCTGCTCGCGCTGGGTCATCGCCGGTTTGCCGCCATCTTCCAGCCGGACACCAACAACGACCGCGTCAAGGAAAGACTTCGCGGCATCGGCGAAGCGCTCACGGCCGCGGGTTTGGAAATTGCAGCGCAGGATCTGATGATGGGCCCTTCGACCCTGGAATTCGGCGCGTCCAGTCTTGCAAGATTGATGACGCAAGCAATCGACGCCCGGCCGACCGCGATCGTTTGCGGCAATGACAATCTCGCGCTCGGCGCGTTGATGGCCGCGCGGGAGCTTGGCCTGGATGCGCCCGGGGATTTTTCGATCACCGGCTTCGATGATCTTGCAATTTCGTCGCGCCTGTCTCCGCGGCTCACGACGATGAAGGTCGACAATCAGCAGATCGGCGTGTTGGCGGCCAACGAGCTTCTCGCTGTGATCGCGGGGCGGCAAGAGCGGGCGCAGTCTCGGGAAGTCGTACCCGATCTGAAAATCCGCGAGAGCGCCGGCGCGGCCAGGAGCCGCTGA